GGAATAAGTGCCTCAACGTATTGGGATTCACATTATAATTTTGGAAAAACTTCAAAAGGAGGAGTTAAAAGGATTTCCAAAAAATTTGTGGACCTTTTGACCATCAATACTATTGTCCCACTTAGGTTCTGTTATCAAAAACACAAGGGAATGGCTCAACCGGAGCGTGTTCTTGGTACAGTTCAGAAAATTAAAGCGGAGAAGAACGGAATCATAGATAGTTACAGGAATTTGAATATTGAGGTAAATTCGGCCTGGGAAAGTCAATCCCTATTGCAATTATACAATAACTATTGTAGCAATAATAAATGTTTACGGTGTGTTGTAGGCACCCGATTATTAAATTTAAAAACCTAATTTTATCCGTATGAAAATATTCTATGACTTGTTACATTATCTCCAAAAGAGAGGGTTCGAGGTTTGTAGAAGAATAGCCGATAGACTTGGTATTAGAGCCAGAGTGGTGCGTACCTCTTTTATCTATCTTACCTTTATGACCTTGGGCTTCGGGTTTGCCCTATATCTATTTTTGGCCTTTTGGCTTAAAATCAAGGATTTGGTGTATACCAAAAGAACGTCTGTTTTTGATCTATAATTATGGTTAAACTTTTTCGCTCTAAAATCTATTTGGCATTGACCCTAATGGTTATGGTGCTTTTATTCGGGGTTTTGGGCTATCGATTTATTGCAGATTACGCTTGGATAGACGCCTTTTATATGACTATAATTACCGTGACCACTGTGGGTTTCTCAGAGGTGAGGCCCATGGGTGTGGAAGGTAAAATCTTTACGGTCATATTAATAGTGACAAGTGTGTTTATCGTTGGTTTTGCCATTTCGGTGATTACAGAATATTTATTAAGCAGGAATAATCCACAAATCTTAAAACAAAAAAAAGTGAAAAATACGGTTGACAAGTTATCCAATCATGTTGTAGTCTGCGGGTTTGGCCGAAACGGAATGCAGGCTGCAGAAAGGTTAAAA
This window of the Maribacter cobaltidurans genome carries:
- a CDS encoding PspC domain-containing protein, which translates into the protein MKIFYDLLHYLQKRGFEVCRRIADRLGIRARVVRTSFIYLTFMTLGFGFALYLFLAFWLKIKDLVYTKRTSVFDL